A stretch of Henckelia pumila isolate YLH828 chromosome 4, ASM3356847v2, whole genome shotgun sequence DNA encodes these proteins:
- the LOC140861633 gene encoding uncharacterized protein translates to MVERGRATWADFRDAFSELYFPPALCQCRKIADTVKIHGVTEDTIRLQLFPFSLLDNARSWLQSLPLGSITIWIELFYNGLNGPTRISMDIAAGGSIFSKFHVDAYEILEQITINSYQWLSEISLIKKPAGIHEFDAFTTLNAQMTVVSTQLAAISKGNQVSTQSASLATAVNPTDGFESVEQAQYVNNQNFNGYRGNPVPNQYHHSLRNHDNFSYANNNNVLNPPPRFNNKRGEGKPSLKDLVSNFISESTKIFERNENRLDNMETHLTNVGASMKNLETQIDQFANALTKQQIGAFISNTEVNPIEHCKVITLKSGKEVGIVNPTVEETKVEAKKTKVDDISEPAIVYEKPPVPKPVLPYPQWFKKRTLDEQFFKFLDIFKKIHTKIPFTDTLEQMHNYAKFLKDVMFRKQNLEEYETVKLTVECSVILQKKSLELGEVKPTTIALQLADRSLVYPHGVVEDATAEAKIYVKRGEPTMELEGEKTIFTVFKEASKPPKENVFMVEQIKKVEQCGKIESKLELKIGQDPKVAKNVKKKSKSKIIIEYVWRVKERNNTSNKVAVMG, encoded by the exons ATGGTTGAGCGAGGGCGTGCCACTTGGGCAGATTTCCGCGATGCATTTTCagaattgtattttcctccagcactCTGTCAGTGCAGGAAG ATCGCCGATACTGTGAaaattcatggtgttactgaaGACACCATCAGACTACAACTGTTCCCGTTCTCTCTTTTggacaatgctcgtagttggttACAATCACTGCCTCTTGGGAGTATTACAATATGG ATAGAATTAttttacaatggtttgaatgggccaACTCGGATTTCTATGGATATTGCTGCTGGAGgatcaatattttctaaatttcatGTGGATGCTTATGAGATTCTTGAGCAGATTACGATTAATAGCTACCAGTGGCTGAGTGAGATATCTCTGATAAAGAAacctgctggaattcatgaattTGATGCATTTACGACTTTGAATGCTCAAATGACTGTTGtttctacacagttggctgcaATAAGCAAGGGAAATCAAGTTTCAACTCAGTCGGCATCATTGGCGACTGCAGTTAATCCTACTGATGGTTTTGAAAGTGTAGAGCAAGCTCAGTATGTGAACAACCAAAATTTTAATggctatcgaggtaatcctgtacccaatcaATATCATCATAGTTTGCGCAATCAtgataatttttcatatgcaaataataataatgtgttgaatcctccaccgAGGTTCAATAATAAAAGGGGTGAGGGTAAACCATCTTTGAAGGATTTGGTGAGTAATTTTATCTCGGAGTcaacaaaaatatttgaaaggAATGAGAATAGACTTGATAATATGGAAACTCACTTAACCAATGTGGGCGCATCgatgaaaaatcttgaaacacaaattGATCAATTTGCTAATGCCTTGACTAAACAGCAGATAGGGGCATTTattagcaatactgaggtaaacCCAATAGAGCATTGCAAGGTCATTACTTTGaaaagtggaaaagaagttggaattGTGAATCCAACAGTTGAAGAAACCAAAGTTGAAGCAAAGAAAACAAAGGTAGATGACATTAGTGAGCCTGCAATTGTGTATGAGAAACCACCTGTACCAAAACCAGTATTACCGTATCCTCAGTGGTTCAAGAAAAGAACGTTGGATGAACAATTTTTTAAGTTTCTTGAtatcttcaagaaaattcacacaAAAATTCCATTCACTGATACTTTGGAACAAATGCATAATTATGCCAAATTCTTGAAAGATGTGAtgtttaggaagcaaaatctTGAAGAGTATGAGACTGTGAAGTTGACAGTGGAGTGTAGTGTGATCCTCCAAAAGAA GAGCCTAGAACTTGGAGAGGTGAAGCCCACTACCATCGCTTTGCAGTTAGCGGATAGATCCCTCGTATATCCTCATGGAGTAGTTGAGGATG CTACTGCTGAAGCCAAGATATATGTCAAAAGAGGAGAGCCGACGATGGAACTTGAAGGTGAAAAAACAATTTTTACTGTGTTTAAGGAGGCTAGCAAACCACCCAAGGAAAATGTGTtcatggttgagcaaataaagaAAGTAGAACAATGCGGCAAAATCGAGAGTAAATTAGAATTGAAGATAGGGCAAGATCCGAAGGTGGCAAAGAAtgtgaaaaaaaaatccaaGTCAAAGATCATTATTgagtatgtttggagggtgaaagagaGGAACAATACCTCCAATAAAGTGGCAGTGATGGGCTGA